The DNA segment CACGTCCAGGTTCCGAAGGCCGATGTCCGTATCAATGAGCACCACCTTCTCACCAAGCATGGCGAGACCTGTTCCGACATTCGCAGAGGTCGTCGTCTTGCCAACACCCCCTTTACCGGATGTAACAACAATGACTTCACTCATAAGAATATCCTCCTGTATTTAGTTGTCCCTGACTCTTCTATTCTACATGAAAATTAAAAATATTTCCAGTATTAAATGAAATTTAATGCGCTCAGGAAGTTCTTTTTTATGGGCTCGGAACAAATCCGACCATTTTCTACAAGAATTATCATCGGGCCGCGGTCAAAAATGCGTTTTCGGCCGTTTCCCATGAGCGTCAGGTCTGCAATCTTCACCTGCACCGGCTCCATCTCCAAAGCCACCACGACGGCTTTCCTGTTTCCTGAGAGGCCGGCGGTGACGCTGCCCCGCAGGGCGCCGAGGACGATGACGTTCCCCTTCGCCAGGATGCGGGCGCCCTTTTCCACGTCGCCGATGACGACAATGCTGGCTTCCGACTCCAGGACGTCGCCGTCCCGCAGGCTCCCCTTATAGAACTGTCCCGTGTGGGAGGACAGCTCCATAAGCTTTTCGTTCAGTGCTTTTTCACACCGTTCAATGCGCTCCCCGTCGGAATCCAGGAGGCAGAGCACCTCGATCCCTGAATTCTCCGTAACCGCATTGACGATTCTGAATTCTTCTTCTGCTGTAAGGGCCCTGCCCTCTAAGGTCAGGGTCATCTGGGCGGAACCCCAGAATTTGGCGGTTTCCTTAAATTTCTCCCTGACGGCGCCAAGGAGCGCTTCAAAGGGGACGCCGGGATCGAGATAGACGGTCATACCGGCCTTGTTCCCCTTGATTACCACCGTGTTTCGCATAAAAGAATCCCCCTTCCGTGCCTAGTCTCCGATCTCGACGTTGGAGACGCTCGACGCGCTGTTGTCCAGAACTGCTTCCAGACCTGTATAGCCATAGTAGAACCGATAGATATTTTTTGCCGCTGTCGCCGCATTGGAGGACGAATATCCGTAAGGGATATTGACCGTAACGGCGATCTCCGGGTTATCATACGGGGCAAAGGACACGAAGAACGCATGGTTGATCTTATGGCCGTTCTTAATCTCCTCTGCCGTACCGGTTTTTCCGGCAATGTCCACCTCCAGGTCGCTGAAGATCCGTCTGGCGGAGCCGTTGGAAATAACGCGGCGCATACCAAGCTGTACGGCATCCCAGGTGGATTCGGCCATATCTGCATGGGAGCGGACTTCAGGCGAAAAGTCTTCAATCAGGTTCCCCTGGGAATCCGTCATTTTATCGAGAAGACTTAAGCTAAAGACCGTGCCGCGGTTTGCAATGGCGGAAATATATCTGGCAAGCTGTACGTTGGAATACTGGTTCGTGCCCTGCCCGATGGACGATGCCTCGGGATTTTCCGTCGTCATGTGGGGTGACCGCTCGGAGATCTCGATGCCGGAAGTCTCGTCGAGGCCGAACATGGCCGCGTATTTCCGGATGGTCTCAATTCCCTTTTCCGGATCATACGTCCCGTCCTCATGGAGAGAGAACCTGTGGCCCATCTCAGCCATGAAAACATTGCAGGAATTCTGGATGCCTCCCACCACGCCGAGTACGCCGTGGGCGCCGGGATAAATCCAGCATTTCAAATGCGGAGTAATCTCCTGGTACTGGCCGGTACATGTGACCGTGTCCGTAAGGCTCACAACGCCTTCTTCCAGGGCGGCTGCGGCGATGATCGGCTTAAAGGTGGAGCCGGGCGCCTTCTGGGCCTGGGTCGCATTGTTGAACAGCGGAAGCGACAAGTCGTTGTTCAGCTTATTGTAGTAATCGGCATCGACGGTGCCGGAAAACTTGTTGTTGTCATAGCTCGGGTACGTCACGAGCGCCAGCACCTCGCCGGTGTTTACATCGGTGACGACGCAGCCGGCCGAACAGGGATCCAGGGCAAGCTGTGCCGGCGTGATCTCGATGTCGGAGATCTTCTGGCGGATAAACTGGAAGGCGTATTCCTCTCCGCCTGCCGCAAGCATCCGGTACTCGTTCTCATCGTAAGCCAGGATATTCTGGGAGTACAGAGCCAGACACAGCTCACGCCCGGTCACGGTCCCGGCGTTGATCAGGTACCGGTAAATTTTCTTTGCAAAGGCCGTATCCGTTTTTAAGTCTTCCATGATATATTCCACAAGGATGTTATAAATATCGTCGGCACCGGAATATTTCGTATCCACGGAAAGCTTCGTGGTGTCGATCCAGCTGTCGGCGATACCGGCGTAGAGGTAATCCCTGAGGCTGATGGAATCCTCGCGCCAGGAAAGATACGCCTCGGAATCCTGGGGGATTTTGTCAGAGACAACGATCCCCTGGTCAGACAGGTACGTGTAAATATACTGCATGTAAGAATACATGTCCTCGGAAAGCGCCGACATGGGCACGGCATTTTCGTCTGTCAGCTCCGACCGCAGGCTCCCGAGAACCTGCTCCCTGGCAGCGGAATATTTGGCATAGATATCTTTCTCCACCTGGGAGGCCTCGGCGGCGGAAAAGGCGTTGAAATCCAGGATGTTGTTGTTGATGAACTGGAAGTACACATCCTTTACGGGAATCGGGATGTCAGAGGCCTTTGTGTAATCGGCGTCCGTCAGATCCCGGTTCACAAGCTTCGACGTGAGGACGCCGGCAAGCTGCTGCTCTAAAATATGGTAAATACCGATCTGAAGCTCCCGGTCGACAGTCAGGTAGATGTCATTTCCCGCCTCCGGCGCCTCCTCCGAGACGATTTCCAGAATCCGTCCCATGCTGTCCACGTACATGGTCTGGGAGCCCTTTTTCCCTTTCAGGTATGACTCCATGGAGGACTCGATTCCCGTCTTTCCCACCAGATCCG comes from the Eubacteriaceae bacterium Marseille-Q4139 genome and includes:
- a CDS encoding penicillin-binding protein, with the translated sequence MFNDLLEILKDFVKKLFASRLFLLGVFFTCLFSVLAVRLFNLQIIEGETYQENYMAKTEKVVSLPSTRGNIYDRNGNVLAYNELAYNVTIQDNGQFSTTNERNLMLLELVQILNRHGEKIQGDLAIGFDYTGELVFTTTSELERKRFLRDYYGLRSIDELDNEEGTTPSDVTAREILESRKKAYGLDKLTDKDGNPIALTDEEALAIANIRYTMNFTAYRKYESTTVAANVSKETMTDVLENSADLKGVNIEKTTNRVYNDSVYFAPIIGYIGKIWDEELEELKKSDSDYELTDLVGKTGIESSMESYLKGKKGSQTMYVDSMGRILEIVSEEAPEAGNDIYLTVDRELQIGIYHILEQQLAGVLTSKLVNRDLTDADYTKASDIPIPVKDVYFQFINNNILDFNAFSAAEASQVEKDIYAKYSAAREQVLGSLRSELTDENAVPMSALSEDMYSYMQYIYTYLSDQGIVVSDKIPQDSEAYLSWREDSISLRDYLYAGIADSWIDTTKLSVDTKYSGADDIYNILVEYIMEDLKTDTAFAKKIYRYLINAGTVTGRELCLALYSQNILAYDENEYRMLAAGGEEYAFQFIRQKISDIEITPAQLALDPCSAGCVVTDVNTGEVLALVTYPSYDNNKFSGTVDADYYNKLNNDLSLPLFNNATQAQKAPGSTFKPIIAAAALEEGVVSLTDTVTCTGQYQEITPHLKCWIYPGAHGVLGVVGGIQNSCNVFMAEMGHRFSLHEDGTYDPEKGIETIRKYAAMFGLDETSGIEISERSPHMTTENPEASSIGQGTNQYSNVQLARYISAIANRGTVFSLSLLDKMTDSQGNLIEDFSPEVRSHADMAESTWDAVQLGMRRVISNGSARRIFSDLEVDIAGKTGTAEEIKNGHKINHAFFVSFAPYDNPEIAVTVNIPYGYSSSNAATAAKNIYRFYYGYTGLEAVLDNSASSVSNVEIGD
- a CDS encoding septum site-determining protein MinC — encoded protein: MRNTVVIKGNKAGMTVYLDPGVPFEALLGAVREKFKETAKFWGSAQMTLTLEGRALTAEEEFRIVNAVTENSGIEVLCLLDSDGERIERCEKALNEKLMELSSHTGQFYKGSLRDGDVLESEASIVVIGDVEKGARILAKGNVIVLGALRGSVTAGLSGNRKAVVVALEMEPVQVKIADLTLMGNGRKRIFDRGPMIILVENGRICSEPIKKNFLSALNFI